One segment of Scyliorhinus torazame isolate Kashiwa2021f chromosome 14, sScyTor2.1, whole genome shotgun sequence DNA contains the following:
- the LOC140389213 gene encoding uncharacterized protein, with protein sequence MAEKALKCDVCDQAFTYPSTLEAHQRSHTGERPFECEVCNRGFTQLSALVNHRRVHTGEKPFECEVCNKGFAQLSTLVKHWQIHTGLKPFTCDVCNKSFSQSSSLHAHQRTHTGEKPFTCDMCKKSFLTASNLRKHRPIHTGEKPFTCEVCDNSFSSSSDLRRHQRIHTGEKPFTCEVCDKSFSTSSDLRRHLRIHTGEKPFTCEVCKKSFSTSSDIRVHQRIHTGEKPFTCDVCNKSFPWSWTLRKHQRTHTGEKPFRCEVCDKSFSASSDLCVHQRSHTGEKPFKCAVCDKSFSRSSSLLVHQRSHTGEKPFICEVCDKSFSVSGNLCAHKRTHTGQNIHL encoded by the coding sequence ATGGCAGAGAAAGCTTTGAAGTGTGATGTGTGTGATCAAGCTTTCACATATCCATCGACATTGGAGGCTCACCaacgtagtcacactggggagagaccattcgaaTGTGAGGTGTGTAACAGGGGCTTTACACAATTATCAGCCCTGGTGAATCAccgacgagttcacactggggagaagccgtttgaATGTGAGGTCTGCAACAAAGGTTTTGCACAATTATCTACCCTGGTAAAACACTGGCAAATTCACACTGGGCTGAAACCATTCACTTGTGACgtgtgcaacaaatcattctcGCAGTCATCGAGCCTCCAcgcacaccaacgcactcacacaggggagaaaccgttCACGTGTGATATGTGTAAGAAATCATTCTTGACAGCATCAAATCTTCGCAAACATCGACCCATTCACACAGGTGAGAAACCCTTCACGTGCGAGGTATGTGACAACTCATTCTCATCATCATCGGATCTCCGTAGacatcaacgcattcacacaggtgagaaacccttcacgtgcgaggtgtgtgacaaatcattctcaacaTCATCCGATCTCCGTAGACACCTACGCATTCACACTGGTGAAAAACCATTCACGTGTGAGGTGTGTAAGAAATCATTCTCAACATCATCGGATATCCGTGTGCACCAAcgtattcacacaggggagaaaccattcacttgCGATGTGTGTAATAAATCATTCCCATGGTCATGGACTCTCCGgaaacaccagcgcactcacacaggagagaaaccattcaggtgtgaggtgtgtgacaaatcattctcagcatcatcGGATCTCTGTgtacatcaacgcagtcacacaggagagaaaccattcaagtgtgctgtgtgtgacaaatcattctcaaggTCCTCAAGCCTCCTAGTCCATCAGAGGagccacacaggggagaaaccattcatttgCGAGGTCTGTGACAAATCATTTTCAGTGTCAGGGAACCTCTGTgcacacaaacgcacccacacgggACAAAACATTCACCTGTGA